The Arachis ipaensis cultivar K30076 chromosome B07, Araip1.1, whole genome shotgun sequence genome includes a window with the following:
- the LOC107607255 gene encoding uncharacterized protein LOC107607255, protein MEIRVFSELINKSQVAEEHVRKATVEKGSLRMLLQRTLGRNFTPRGRNFKCGGFVHSKIKARATFEGQITMLIRAEEKKKYETGRVQQSERVYTSSVAGAEGSETLIRGNCEVAGKILSALFDSGMTHSFIAFERANEFGLKIVVLSHDLKVHNATSEAVVTRLGCLQVSFRVQQRDFVHDLICLPMTVRGLILGLDWLSKNHVLLDYSEKSVYFIPEEFEGPIVVNSYYLNSMTVNYSGYEYDIDDFLANLEVKFAIELVLGAGPISSAPYSMSPLEMAKLKAQLEDLLGKRFIRPGISPWRALVLLVKKKDGSMCLCIDYWQLNKVIVKNKYLLPRIDDLMD, encoded by the exons atggagattagggtcttttcCGAGCTCATAAACAAGAGCCAAGTGGCGGAAGAGCATGTGAGGAAGGCGACAGTGGAAAAGGGAAGTCTGAGGATGCTTCTTCAGAGGACTCTAGGGAGGAATTTTACACCAAGAGGCAGGAATTTTAAGTGTGGAGGCTTTGTCCATAGCAAAATCAAGGCCAGGGCAACTTTCGAAGGCCAAATCACAATGCTAATCAGGGCAGAAG agaagaagaagtatgagaCTGGTAGAGTGCAGCAGTCAGAGAGAGTGTACACCTCTTCTGTAGCAGGTGCCGAGGGATCTGAGACTTTGATCAGAGGTAACTGTGAAGTAGCTGGTAAAATTTTAAGTGCTTTGTTTGATTCTGGGATGACACATTCATTTATAGCATTTGAAAGGGCTAATGAGTTTGGACTGAAGATTGTGGTCTTAAGTCATGATTTAAAGGTGCATAATGCCACTTCTGAAGCCGTTGTGACTAGGTTAGGATGTTTACAAGTCTCGTTTCGGGTTCAACAACGTGATTTTGTTCATGATTTAATCTGTTTACCGATGACTGTTCGGGGTCTCATTTTGGGACTAGATTGGTTGTCTaagaatcatgttttgcttgaCTATTCTGAGAAATCAGTGTACTTTATACCGGAGGAATTTGAAGGGCCGATAGTAGTGAATAGCTACTATTTGAACTCTATGACAGTGAACTATTCTGGTTATGAGT ATGACATTGATGATTTTCTAGCTAATCTAGAGGTTAAGTTCGCAATTGAGTTGGTGCTTGGAGCGGGTCCAATCTCGAGTGCTCCTTATAGTATGTCACCTCTAGAGATGGCCAAACTTAAGGCTCAGCTGGAAGATTTACTGGGCAAACGCTTCATTCGACCGGGTATTTCTCCATGGAGAGCACTAGtgctactggtaaagaagaaggatgggagcATGTGCTTATGTATTGACTATTGGCAGTTGAACAAGGTTATTGTAAAGAATAAATATCTGTTACCAAGGATCGACGATCTAATGGACTAA